The following coding sequences lie in one Candidatus Sysuiplasma acidicola genomic window:
- a CDS encoding ribbon-helix-helix protein, CopG family: MDTIPAKLTHRLVSEMDELIKEGWYANRSELIRAAVRETIRRVRSERIEAAIKEDVEWGLGGKN, translated from the coding sequence ATGGACACAATTCCTGCCAAGTTAACCCACCGGCTAGTCAGCGAAATGGACGAACTGATAAAGGAGGGCTGGTATGCCAACAGATCTGAGCTCATTAGAGCTGCTGTAAGGGAGACGATAAGACGCGTGCGATCTGAACGCATAGAAGCCGCAATCAAGGAGGATGTGGAGTGGGGACTCGGTGGCAAGAATTAA